A genomic region of Catalinimonas niigatensis contains the following coding sequences:
- a CDS encoding response regulator encodes MVKNYLLADDHQLFLDGLHSLLAEMDGVKVLGTATSGKKLLDKLRSYPQCDVVIVDMHMPDGDGKFVAKEIKERYPHIKVVVLTMDDHLENIREALQAGAMGYILKNTGKTELQIALEKVANGEFYLSQSVGQQLAQDMLRPASYAAPRSSEVTLTEREEEILRMIAEENSNQEIADQLFISPKTVETHRKNLMKKIGVRNSLGIYKYAVKHQLV; translated from the coding sequence ATGGTAAAAAACTACTTACTCGCAGATGACCATCAGCTCTTTTTAGATGGACTGCATTCGCTACTCGCCGAAATGGACGGTGTAAAAGTACTAGGCACAGCCACTTCCGGAAAAAAGCTTCTGGACAAGCTACGTTCCTACCCCCAATGTGATGTGGTCATTGTAGACATGCACATGCCCGATGGGGATGGCAAATTTGTGGCTAAAGAAATCAAAGAACGCTATCCGCATATCAAGGTAGTGGTACTGACAATGGATGATCATCTGGAAAATATCCGAGAGGCCTTGCAGGCTGGTGCTATGGGATACATCCTGAAAAACACCGGAAAGACTGAGCTACAAATTGCTTTGGAAAAAGTGGCTAACGGAGAGTTTTACCTAAGCCAATCCGTAGGACAACAACTGGCTCAGGATATGCTCAGACCTGCTTCCTATGCCGCTCCCCGTTCCTCTGAAGTAACTTTGACAGAACGCGAAGAAGAGATTTTACGCATGATCGCTGAAGAAAATTCCAACCAGGAAATTGCCGACCAATTGTTCATCAGCCCTAAAACTGTGGAAACCCACCGGAAAAACCTGATGAAGAAAATTGGTGTCAGAAATTCGTTGGGCATCTATAAGTATGCGGTTAAACACCAATTAGTTTAA
- a CDS encoding PKD domain-containing protein, with translation MKKILLMMLSLFLLMVSCEEDSETPTPTENKLEAKAGPDQEVDINTLVNLDGSASKDGNGKTFDYEWTIKSMPAESEAELSDETIAKPSFTPDVVGDYVIELKISNGSGNDTDEVTIKAKTTANTTATIIDGDINEEIVLENVFEDPAVPDYHVTAMVNVNAKLTIEPGVVIIFDEDKGLKINYEGKMIAEGTETQLITFTGKEEEKGYWAGIIFMSSSLDNEITYTEVKYAAGAAIYPFEHPTAIGVNSEAYLKLTYSSVEFAQDNGLLVKNLGIIDYEHNYFGNNEGLNVTVPVNQAHKIDADSRIEARTEELNYVQLLGTSLEEEQEVTWVSLSNGTVYKLVEEVSIGSGLRLEPGTHLRFNPNKFFRIFNEGYLYAKGTSNDPIKMDIDPAGGFKWGGLLIKSSSPDNLLEYVEIYNAGNGQPAYGLMKSAAVSVDSDYSTVLNMKNTYITGSSAYGLYMEDGSVIGQFDNNLFEENAIPASLPIKEVGKLTNTAIATSSDGEAAIEINGTSLNIEQEASWVALEDGTPYFIPEAVNIHSGLKLNPGVTLKFGLDAMLQISPGGYLNAVGTPDTYITFTSINPGMSVYWKGILIQSNNSMNVLDYTEVSYGGSNDMPGMVSTKANIAVDAISPGKLVITNSAITHGAGWGVAVETGWGATINEDVESSNSFDDLPQGNLYKY, from the coding sequence ATGAAGAAAATTCTCTTAATGATGCTCTCGCTTTTCTTATTGATGGTGAGCTGCGAAGAAGACTCAGAAACACCTACGCCCACAGAAAATAAGCTGGAAGCCAAGGCCGGTCCAGATCAGGAGGTGGATATCAATACCCTGGTAAACCTGGATGGCTCAGCCTCCAAAGATGGCAATGGTAAAACTTTTGATTACGAATGGACTATCAAAAGCATGCCTGCTGAAAGTGAAGCAGAACTGAGCGATGAAACGATAGCCAAGCCAAGCTTTACGCCTGATGTGGTTGGTGACTATGTCATTGAACTTAAGATCAGCAATGGGTCTGGCAACGATACCGATGAGGTAACCATCAAAGCCAAAACAACTGCTAACACTACTGCTACCATCATAGATGGTGACATCAATGAAGAAATTGTGTTGGAAAATGTTTTTGAGGACCCAGCAGTACCCGACTATCATGTAACTGCTATGGTCAACGTCAATGCTAAATTGACAATTGAACCTGGTGTAGTCATCATTTTTGATGAAGACAAGGGTCTCAAAATCAACTATGAAGGTAAAATGATTGCCGAAGGTACTGAAACTCAGCTGATCACCTTTACTGGAAAAGAAGAAGAAAAAGGCTACTGGGCAGGTATTATATTCATGAGTAGCAGTCTGGACAACGAAATAACCTACACAGAAGTGAAATATGCCGCAGGAGCTGCTATCTATCCTTTTGAGCATCCTACAGCCATTGGTGTGAATAGTGAGGCTTATCTGAAATTAACCTATTCAAGTGTAGAATTTGCTCAGGACAACGGCCTTTTGGTAAAGAACTTAGGAATCATTGATTACGAACACAATTATTTTGGTAACAACGAAGGGCTGAATGTAACAGTACCAGTAAATCAGGCACACAAGATAGACGCAGACTCCAGAATTGAGGCCAGAACTGAGGAACTGAATTATGTACAACTTTTAGGTACCTCACTGGAAGAAGAGCAGGAAGTAACCTGGGTAAGCCTTTCCAATGGTACTGTATACAAACTGGTGGAAGAAGTAAGCATTGGTTCTGGTTTAAGATTAGAGCCTGGCACACATCTTCGCTTCAATCCTAACAAGTTCTTCAGAATTTTTAATGAAGGTTATCTCTACGCCAAAGGTACCAGCAATGATCCTATCAAAATGGATATTGACCCGGCAGGTGGCTTCAAATGGGGTGGGCTCCTCATCAAATCTTCCAGCCCCGACAACCTGCTGGAATATGTAGAAATTTACAATGCCGGTAACGGACAACCTGCTTACGGATTGATGAAAAGCGCGGCCGTCAGTGTGGACAGCGACTACAGTACTGTTCTGAACATGAAGAACACCTATATCACCGGAAGCTCAGCTTATGGTCTTTATATGGAAGATGGCTCAGTAATCGGACAGTTTGACAATAACCTCTTTGAAGAAAATGCCATCCCTGCTTCGCTTCCTATCAAAGAAGTAGGTAAACTGACTAATACAGCAATTGCTACCTCTTCTGATGGAGAAGCTGCGATTGAGATCAACGGCACTTCACTGAACATAGAACAGGAAGCCAGCTGGGTAGCTCTGGAAGATGGAACCCCTTACTTCATCCCTGAGGCTGTCAATATCCACTCAGGCTTAAAGTTAAATCCTGGTGTGACGCTCAAATTCGGCTTAGATGCGATGTTGCAGATCAGCCCTGGAGGTTACCTGAACGCAGTAGGTACTCCAGACACTTACATCACCTTTACATCTATCAACCCAGGCATGTCAGTCTACTGGAAAGGAATTCTGATACAGTCCAACAACAGCATGAACGTACTAGATTACACAGAAGTATCCTACGGTGGCAGCAACGATATGCCAGGTATGGTCAGCACCAAAGCCAATATCGCAGTAGATGCGATCAGCCCAGGAAAATTGGTGATTACCAACTCTGCGATCACGCATGGCGCTGGCTGGGGCGTAGCGGTAGAAACCGGCTGGGGTGCCACTATCAATGAGGATGTGGAAAGCAGCAACTCGTTTGATGACTTACCTCAGGGAAACCTTTATAAATATTAA
- a CDS encoding sulfatase-like hydrolase/transferase, which translates to MNRLRIIFFMLIFLITCQLEILAQQSQAEKPRADKPNIIFILADDQAFSTIHALGNEEIITPTLDKMVNEGVTFTHTYNMGAWNGAVCMASRAMMITGRSVWRAHDLDDDLKAGRKQDETWPKLMESAGYNTYMSGKWHVAASAPDLFMTTAHIRPGMPEDTEEAYNRPKSRDDKAWQPWDKKFGGFWEGGTHWSEVLRNDAISFIEDASQKEAPFFMYLAFNAAHDPRQSPKEYINKYPVEEVKTPQNFMSEYPYNEAMGSGRMLRDERLAPFPRTQYAVQVHRQEYYALITHMDEQIRQILEAVEKSGKQDNTYIFFTADHGLACGEHGLMGKQNMFEHSIRVPLMVMEPDLPKGKKVEADVYLQDVMASGLDLAGLKKPKYVEFNSLMDMASGKKNKSTYKAIYGAYIEQQRMIRKEGFKLIVYPEIDKILLYNVEEDPIELHNLAEDPAYARKIKKLFRELRKLQKKLDDKLDLSTTYDKVIG; encoded by the coding sequence ATGAATAGACTACGCATTATCTTCTTCATGCTTATTTTTTTGATCACCTGTCAATTAGAAATACTGGCACAACAAAGTCAGGCTGAAAAGCCTCGGGCTGATAAGCCAAACATCATTTTCATACTTGCCGACGATCAGGCTTTCTCCACCATCCATGCTTTAGGGAATGAAGAAATCATCACCCCTACCCTGGATAAGATGGTCAATGAGGGAGTTACCTTTACTCATACCTACAATATGGGGGCCTGGAATGGAGCAGTATGTATGGCTTCCCGTGCCATGATGATCACCGGAAGGTCGGTCTGGAGAGCGCACGACCTGGATGATGATCTGAAAGCAGGAAGGAAACAAGATGAAACATGGCCCAAGCTGATGGAATCCGCAGGCTACAACACTTACATGAGTGGCAAATGGCATGTAGCCGCATCTGCTCCCGATCTGTTTATGACAACCGCCCACATTCGTCCGGGAATGCCTGAAGATACCGAAGAAGCTTACAACCGCCCCAAAAGCAGAGATGATAAAGCATGGCAGCCCTGGGATAAAAAATTTGGAGGCTTCTGGGAAGGCGGTACGCACTGGAGCGAAGTACTGCGCAATGATGCCATTTCCTTTATTGAGGATGCTTCTCAGAAAGAAGCTCCTTTCTTTATGTACCTGGCTTTTAACGCTGCTCATGATCCCCGGCAGTCGCCTAAAGAATATATAAATAAATATCCGGTGGAAGAAGTAAAGACTCCCCAAAACTTTATGTCGGAATATCCCTACAACGAAGCCATGGGCAGTGGAAGAATGCTAAGAGACGAACGCCTTGCTCCTTTCCCTCGTACTCAATATGCCGTGCAGGTACATCGGCAGGAATACTATGCCCTAATCACCCACATGGATGAACAAATCCGTCAAATTCTTGAAGCTGTGGAAAAGAGCGGCAAGCAGGACAATACTTACATTTTTTTCACGGCTGATCATGGACTGGCCTGCGGAGAGCACGGACTGATGGGTAAGCAGAATATGTTTGAACACAGCATACGTGTCCCCCTGATGGTCATGGAACCTGACCTTCCCAAGGGCAAGAAGGTAGAAGCAGATGTATACTTGCAGGATGTTATGGCCAGTGGATTAGACCTGGCAGGGCTCAAAAAGCCGAAATATGTAGAGTTCAACAGCCTGATGGATATGGCCAGCGGGAAGAAAAACAAAAGTACCTACAAAGCGATCTACGGAGCTTACATTGAGCAGCAACGGATGATCCGCAAAGAGGGCTTCAAACTGATTGTCTATCCCGAAATTGACAAAATACTGTTATACAATGTAGAGGAAGACCCAATAGAACTACATAATCTGGCAGAAGATCCGGCTTATGCCCGAAAAATTAAAAAGCTTTTCAGAGAACTGCGCAAGCTACAAAAGAAACTGGATGACAAGCTTGATCTTAGTACTACTTATGATAAGGTGATTGGTTAA
- a CDS encoding lipocalin-like domain-containing protein has product MKKITLLFALTVFALGFTACEKDDEEPEAPLSIKTQMLVNPSSWETAAIVLMDTETEEFYEIPEEFDLDCFNDNTLKFNKNGNFEASEGSDLCDDEEQTSTGTWKFNSSETKITFTDEEGPDEVEILELTEEDFIIASGETIPTEIGDLLIVIAFEAKE; this is encoded by the coding sequence ATGAAAAAAATCACCTTATTATTCGCACTCACTGTTTTCGCTCTTGGTTTCACCGCTTGTGAAAAAGATGATGAAGAACCTGAAGCTCCCCTGAGCATCAAAACACAAATGCTTGTCAATCCTTCCTCTTGGGAGACTGCTGCAATTGTGCTAATGGATACTGAAACTGAAGAGTTTTACGAAATACCTGAAGAATTTGACCTAGATTGTTTCAATGACAATACGTTGAAATTTAATAAAAACGGAAATTTTGAGGCTAGTGAAGGAAGTGATCTTTGCGATGATGAAGAACAGACTTCAACAGGTACCTGGAAATTTAACTCCAGTGAGACAAAAATCACTTTTACTGATGAAGAAGGCCCTGACGAAGTAGAAATCCTTGAGCTCACTGAAGAAGATTTTATTATTGCATCAGGAGAAACCATCCCAACCGAAATAGGAGATCTCCTCATTGTAATTGCCTTTGAAGCTAAGGAATAA
- a CDS encoding mandelate racemase/muconate lactonizing enzyme family protein: MKDQQNHQRRDFLKKASLSGLSLAAFTSSPVEEVLEYSTQKVNRYSAPTDLKITDVRIAEISGVVFRTPIVRIYTNQGIIGHGDVRDGAAKEYALFLKSRLLGENPCNVERLFKKIRQFGHHARQGGGVSGVEMALWDLAGKAYNVPVYMLLGGKYRDRVRVYCDTTTSPDPSEYAKRMQERIDNGYTALKMDIGINLIKDVPGAVINGPDSKFDPYKYEYKKYNMTEHPFTNVQITDKGIDRLVEFLDVMRSQIGYEIPMGTDHWGHFGVNEAIKIARAAEPYNLAYIEDIIPWHYTDQWREITESSTTPTQTGEDIYGLEGGFKELIDKRAVDIVHPDPNTAGGILETKRIGDYASQHGIGFMHHHAAGPVSFLGSVHSAAATENFMWLEHHAVDKPRWEDLVTGIEKPIVQDGYVKVPEKPGIGVELNEDVVKEFLVEGEKLFAPTPEWNEIRAWDRLWS, translated from the coding sequence ATGAAAGATCAACAAAACCATCAAAGACGTGATTTTCTGAAGAAAGCAAGCCTAAGCGGACTCAGCCTGGCAGCCTTCACATCCTCTCCAGTGGAGGAAGTCCTGGAATATTCTACCCAAAAAGTAAATCGCTACTCTGCACCCACTGACCTGAAAATTACCGATGTGCGCATTGCCGAAATTAGCGGAGTAGTATTCCGTACGCCTATCGTGCGTATCTATACCAATCAGGGTATTATCGGACACGGAGATGTGAGAGATGGCGCAGCCAAAGAGTATGCGCTCTTCCTGAAAAGCCGCCTTTTAGGAGAGAATCCCTGCAATGTAGAACGCTTGTTTAAGAAGATAAGACAGTTTGGTCATCATGCCCGTCAGGGCGGGGGTGTATCCGGTGTAGAAATGGCATTATGGGACCTGGCTGGCAAGGCTTATAATGTACCGGTTTACATGCTGCTAGGCGGAAAATACCGGGATAGGGTACGTGTCTATTGCGATACCACCACTTCCCCTGATCCCAGTGAATATGCAAAGCGCATGCAGGAAAGGATAGATAATGGGTACACTGCCCTGAAAATGGATATCGGCATCAACCTGATCAAAGATGTTCCGGGTGCTGTGATTAACGGTCCTGATAGCAAATTTGACCCTTATAAGTATGAATACAAGAAGTACAACATGACTGAGCACCCTTTTACCAATGTGCAAATTACCGATAAAGGCATTGATAGGCTGGTGGAGTTTCTGGATGTGATGCGTTCGCAGATTGGGTATGAAATCCCGATGGGCACCGACCACTGGGGCCACTTTGGGGTGAATGAAGCCATAAAAATTGCCCGGGCTGCCGAGCCCTATAATCTGGCCTATATTGAAGACATCATCCCCTGGCATTACACCGACCAATGGCGTGAGATTACCGAATCTTCTACCACCCCTACCCAAACTGGTGAAGATATTTATGGCCTGGAGGGTGGCTTTAAAGAACTCATAGACAAGCGGGCGGTAGACATTGTACATCCTGATCCCAATACGGCAGGAGGTATTCTGGAAACCAAAAGAATCGGTGATTATGCATCTCAGCATGGGATTGGATTTATGCACCATCATGCGGCGGGTCCTGTTTCTTTCCTGGGATCAGTACATAGCGCAGCGGCTACTGAAAATTTTATGTGGCTGGAACATCATGCGGTGGACAAGCCCCGCTGGGAAGATCTGGTCACTGGGATTGAAAAGCCTATTGTGCAGGATGGGTACGTGAAAGTGCCCGAAAAACCCGGTATCGGCGTAGAGTTAAATGAAGATGTGGTGAAGGAATTTTTGGTAGAAGGAGAAAAGCTCTTTGCTCCCACCCCGGAATGGAACGAGATCCGTGCCTGGGACAGGCTCTGGAGCTGA
- a CDS encoding PQQ-dependent sugar dehydrogenase — MFFRKYLLPTTTYLFGIFLCGSLLYRCSNQSNQTNDRVITNDPKMIAQGEQLFQENCSACHNFRQRAIGPQLSGITTETEPNWLFHFIRNAPEMIEGGNQRAVQLYEEYQTYMPPFSALDSMEIEAIMGYLHTQQQVNAPSNLAETGDFLEDPIPEKIQYSGISLVIEEVAQAPVTAQDPPLARINKLLTLKAGGRERMFIHDLQGILYELKENTFHTFLDIRKEKPNFINKPGLGTGLGSFAFHPEFEQNGIFYTTHTEPPGTAPADFAYDDSIKVTLQWVLSEWKMDNPKSKTFSGSNRELLRANMVGSIHGVQEITFNPLAVPGDVDYGMLYMGTGDGGAMLAGYPFLCQSMERIWGTIIRIDPQGSNSKNGQYGIPEDNPFVDIKSPKVVKEIWAYGFRNPHRISWDTGSDGKMLITNIGQTNIESIYLGKAGANYGWGSREGTFMLQGNIDQAYNLPENDPDLSYTYPVAQYDHDEGKAISGGFVYRGDLVPQLNGKYIFGDIVTGRLFYVEGNKLAAGHQEPILELGLQVNGQETTWREVTDNNRVDLRFGIGAEEELYIFTKADGKVWKVVNVAGKYISAVE; from the coding sequence ATGTTTTTTAGAAAATACCTACTCCCAACAACAACTTATCTGTTTGGCATCTTCTTGTGTGGAAGCTTATTGTACAGATGCTCTAATCAAAGCAATCAAACTAATGATAGAGTCATCACCAATGATCCAAAAATGATCGCACAGGGTGAACAACTCTTTCAGGAAAATTGCTCTGCCTGCCACAACTTCCGGCAACGTGCCATTGGTCCTCAGCTTTCCGGGATAACCACTGAAACAGAGCCAAATTGGCTTTTCCATTTTATCCGCAATGCGCCGGAAATGATAGAGGGAGGAAACCAACGAGCGGTTCAACTTTATGAAGAATATCAAACCTATATGCCTCCCTTTTCTGCGCTGGATAGCATGGAGATAGAAGCCATCATGGGCTATCTGCATACACAGCAGCAGGTAAACGCGCCCTCTAATCTGGCAGAAACGGGTGACTTTCTGGAAGACCCTATTCCTGAAAAGATACAGTACTCAGGAATCAGTCTGGTCATTGAAGAAGTAGCCCAGGCACCGGTCACTGCTCAGGACCCGCCGCTGGCGCGTATCAATAAGTTGCTTACCCTAAAAGCAGGGGGCCGGGAACGCATGTTTATTCATGATCTGCAAGGGATACTTTATGAGTTGAAGGAGAACACATTTCATACTTTTCTGGACATTAGAAAAGAAAAGCCAAATTTCATCAACAAGCCGGGTCTGGGTACAGGTTTAGGAAGCTTTGCTTTTCATCCGGAATTTGAGCAGAATGGTATTTTCTATACTACCCATACCGAACCACCCGGCACCGCTCCTGCTGACTTTGCTTATGATGACAGCATCAAAGTCACTTTGCAGTGGGTACTCAGCGAATGGAAAATGGATAATCCAAAGTCCAAAACTTTTTCAGGTAGCAATCGGGAACTATTGCGCGCCAATATGGTGGGTAGTATTCATGGTGTACAGGAGATTACTTTCAATCCGCTGGCGGTGCCTGGAGATGTTGACTATGGCATGCTCTACATGGGTACCGGAGATGGGGGTGCTATGCTGGCAGGTTATCCTTTTCTGTGCCAGAGTATGGAACGTATATGGGGTACCATCATCCGCATTGATCCACAGGGCAGTAACAGCAAGAATGGTCAGTATGGAATTCCTGAAGACAACCCTTTCGTTGACATCAAAAGCCCAAAAGTAGTAAAAGAAATCTGGGCTTATGGCTTTCGCAACCCCCACCGTATCTCCTGGGATACAGGAAGCGATGGTAAGATGCTCATTACCAACATTGGTCAAACCAATATTGAGTCCATTTATCTGGGAAAAGCGGGAGCCAACTATGGATGGGGAAGCCGGGAAGGCACCTTTATGCTTCAAGGCAACATAGACCAGGCGTATAACTTACCTGAAAATGATCCTGATCTGAGCTACACTTATCCGGTGGCCCAATATGACCATGATGAAGGCAAAGCCATTTCGGGGGGATTTGTCTACCGCGGTGATTTGGTTCCTCAACTCAACGGCAAATATATTTTCGGAGATATTGTCACCGGAAGGCTCTTTTATGTAGAAGGCAACAAGCTGGCAGCGGGACATCAGGAACCTATTCTGGAACTTGGCCTTCAGGTAAATGGACAGGAAACTACATGGAGAGAAGTGACTGACAATAATAGAGTAGACCTCAGGTTTGGCATTGGTGCCGAAGAGGAATTGTATATTTTCACTAAAGCCGATGGCAAAGTGTGGAAAGTCGTCAATGTCGCAGGTAAATATATCTCAGCAGTGGAATAG